The proteins below are encoded in one region of Rhodospirillaceae bacterium:
- a CDS encoding heme exporter protein CcmB, whose translation MSAARTVAVVFRREFAAYFASPVAYVFLIVFLALAGALTFFFGNFFLRNQADLDAFFVFHPWVYLFLMPAIAMRLWAEERKTGTVELLFTLPIATWHAVMGKFLAAWLFAGIALALTFPIWLTVASLGAPDHGPIAAGYLGSFLMAGGYLAIGSCLSATTRNQVIAFVLAAIVCFVFSMAGAEVVLGLIRDFLPQDFVNLVASFSFLNHFAEMRKGVIDLRNLLYFLSVIGVFLFATVLVLDLKKAE comes from the coding sequence ATGAGCGCCGCCCGCACCGTCGCCGTCGTCTTCCGGCGCGAGTTCGCCGCCTATTTCGCCAGTCCGGTCGCCTATGTCTTCCTGATCGTCTTCCTGGCCCTGGCCGGGGCGCTGACCTTCTTCTTCGGCAACTTCTTCCTGCGCAACCAGGCGGATCTGGACGCCTTCTTCGTCTTCCACCCCTGGGTCTACCTCTTCCTGATGCCGGCGATCGCCATGCGGCTGTGGGCCGAGGAGCGCAAAACCGGGACGGTCGAGCTGCTGTTCACCCTGCCGATCGCGACCTGGCATGCCGTTATGGGCAAATTCCTGGCGGCCTGGCTGTTCGCCGGCATCGCGCTGGCGCTGACCTTCCCGATCTGGCTCACCGTGGCGAGCCTGGGCGCGCCCGACCACGGGCCGATCGCCGCCGGCTATCTCGGCAGCTTCCTGATGGCCGGCGGCTATCTCGCCATCGGCTCCTGCCTGTCGGCGACGACCAGGAACCAGGTCATCGCCTTCGTGCTGGCGGCGATCGTCTGCTTCGTCTTTTCGATGGCGGGGGCAGAGGTCGTGCTCGGCCTGATCCGGGATTTTCTGCCCCAGGACTTCGTCAACCTGGTCGCGTCCTTCAGCTTCCTGAACCATTTCGCCGAAATGCGCAAAGGCGTGATCGACCTGCGCAACCTGCTCTACTTCCTCTCGGTCATCGGCGTGTTCCTTTTCGCGACCGTGCTCGTCCTCGACCTCAAGAAGGCGGAGTAG
- a CDS encoding Gldg family protein, which produces MAFLNDRRSLTIATLIVAFVFLFAFNAFVGNALVGIAGRNVSVDLTEDAEFTLSDGTVRVLKSLEEPVVLRLFLSPALVDRVASYGPAAERVRNLLERYAALADGKIRLETYRPEPYSVDEDKAEAYGMEGVPIDASGTLVYFGLAGTNTVDAEEKIAFFHPSRQRFIEYDITRLVYSLGVKKKVVGLIASLPIDGTFSMQGGMQQPWPIMDEIKKPFEVETIDESKGSIPDNVDVLMIVHPRSLSDKALYAIDQFVLKGGKALIALDPVPETAPRRRTFMGAGPVPPGSDLPRLLKAWGVDYDKEAVATDANRFIRIPYNFQGQTVSVPHIGYLELREEDRSAADPVTARIKTLIFGIPGHFAKAEGGSTTVTPLVTTTDIAAAGKSADYRQQPDLLSLYRNYVPGDRKLWLAVRVTGNADSAFPKGPPIDEEAGKSDKKDDSDKAAGDDAKKAEKPVHIAKSQKPLNLILVADADFMETGFWAQKANAGEGAVYVPFANNADFVVNALDDLARPEPLIGLRGRGAPVRPFTVVDDLRKASENKLRAKQLELSQQLEDLRKKIADTRTRAGDGKTVLTAEQEETLRGYLAKFITVRQEQRAVLADLRKDVEALEARTKFYNIALIPLIVAVLAIMVAVWRARRRRRRYETA; this is translated from the coding sequence ATGGCGTTCCTCAACGACCGGCGCAGCCTCACGATCGCCACCCTGATCGTCGCCTTCGTCTTCCTGTTCGCCTTCAACGCCTTTGTCGGCAACGCCCTTGTCGGAATCGCAGGGCGCAACGTCTCGGTCGATCTGACCGAGGACGCGGAGTTCACCCTGTCCGACGGAACCGTGCGGGTGCTGAAATCGCTCGAAGAGCCGGTCGTCCTGCGCCTGTTCCTCTCGCCCGCGCTGGTCGACCGGGTGGCCAGCTACGGACCGGCGGCGGAGCGGGTGCGCAACCTGCTGGAGCGCTATGCCGCCCTGGCGGACGGCAAGATCCGGCTGGAGACCTACCGGCCCGAGCCCTACTCGGTCGACGAGGACAAGGCCGAGGCCTACGGCATGGAAGGCGTGCCGATCGATGCCAGCGGAACGCTGGTCTATTTCGGCCTCGCCGGGACCAACACGGTGGATGCGGAAGAAAAGATCGCCTTCTTCCATCCGTCGCGCCAGCGCTTCATCGAATACGACATCACCCGGCTGGTCTACAGCCTGGGCGTGAAGAAGAAGGTCGTCGGCCTGATCGCCAGCCTGCCGATCGACGGCACCTTCAGCATGCAGGGCGGCATGCAGCAGCCCTGGCCGATCATGGACGAGATCAAGAAGCCCTTCGAGGTCGAGACGATCGACGAAAGCAAGGGCAGTATCCCGGACAATGTCGACGTCTTGATGATCGTCCATCCGCGGAGCCTGTCGGACAAGGCGCTCTACGCCATCGACCAGTTCGTCCTCAAGGGCGGCAAGGCGCTGATCGCGCTCGATCCGGTGCCGGAGACGGCGCCGCGGCGCCGCACCTTCATGGGCGCCGGGCCGGTCCCGCCCGGTTCGGACCTGCCCAGGCTGCTCAAGGCCTGGGGCGTCGACTATGACAAGGAGGCCGTCGCGACCGACGCCAACCGCTTTATCCGGATACCCTATAACTTCCAGGGCCAGACGGTCAGCGTGCCCCACATCGGCTATCTGGAACTGCGCGAGGAGGACCGCAGCGCGGCCGACCCGGTCACCGCCCGGATCAAGACCCTGATCTTCGGCATTCCCGGCCACTTCGCGAAGGCCGAGGGCGGCAGCACAACCGTCACGCCGCTGGTGACGACGACCGACATCGCCGCCGCCGGAAAGTCCGCGGACTACCGGCAGCAGCCGGACCTGCTCAGCCTCTACCGGAACTATGTCCCCGGCGACCGGAAACTGTGGCTTGCGGTGCGTGTCACCGGCAACGCGGACAGCGCTTTCCCGAAAGGGCCGCCGATCGACGAGGAAGCCGGGAAATCGGACAAGAAGGACGATAGCGACAAGGCCGCCGGAGACGACGCAAAGAAAGCGGAAAAACCTGTTCATATCGCAAAGTCGCAAAAGCCGCTGAACCTCATCCTGGTCGCCGATGCCGACTTCATGGAAACCGGTTTCTGGGCCCAGAAAGCCAATGCCGGCGAGGGCGCGGTGTATGTGCCGTTCGCCAACAACGCCGACTTCGTCGTCAACGCGCTGGACGACCTTGCCCGCCCCGAACCCCTGATCGGCCTGCGCGGGCGCGGCGCGCCGGTCCGGCCGTTCACGGTGGTCGACGATCTGCGCAAGGCGTCCGAGAACAAGCTGCGCGCCAAACAGCTCGAACTGTCGCAACAGCTCGAAGACCTCAGGAAGAAAATCGCCGATACCCGGACCAGGGCCGGGGACGGCAAGACCGTCCTCACCGCGGAGCAGGAGGAAACGCTGCGCGGCTATCTGGCGAAATTCATCACCGTCCGGCAGGAGCAGCGCGCCGTCCTCGCCGACCTGCGCAAGGATGTCGAGGCGCTGGAGGCGCGCACGAAATTCTACAATATCGCGCTGATCCCGCTGATCGTCGCGGTGCTCGCCATCATGGTCGCGGTCTGGCGCGCCCGCCGGCGCCGCCGGCGCTACGAAACCGCCTGA
- a CDS encoding DUF4340 domain-containing protein translates to MNKTGFLILTAVTAALIAGAAALRPAATTTGPAAGARFFPNLDAKAVNAVDRLRVTAEGKNFTLDRKAGTWIVREKGGYPATFARVKEALVSLSQLKQFERKTSDPSRYDKLDLEDPAKKGASSKRLTAFAGGKAVADVIVGKSNAKEILFGRSLVYIRLPGDKQSWLAAGDPKLAAEIGDWLDRKLLDVKTGRIREAVLTAAAGTDKDAAEPDRIIVGKAKAGDAEFALRNLPDDREIKGERFLRYIGESLDNLTLEDVRPAGEIDFAGKAAGGAEFRTFDGLVVTARLARTGKPDEDDKYWMTFEAAVDEAALLKDKPKAESKLKPAAEVRKEAAAINARTAGWAYKVSSTVTRFLRYTMADILKPPAEKKAGDGADSETQEKTEE, encoded by the coding sequence ATGAACAAAACCGGCTTCCTGATCCTGACTGCCGTGACCGCCGCCCTGATCGCCGGCGCGGCGGCGCTGCGGCCGGCGGCGACCACCACCGGGCCTGCGGCGGGCGCCCGGTTCTTCCCGAACCTGGACGCGAAGGCGGTCAACGCGGTGGACCGCCTGCGCGTCACCGCCGAGGGCAAGAATTTCACCCTCGATCGCAAGGCCGGCACATGGATCGTCCGGGAGAAAGGCGGCTATCCGGCGACGTTCGCCAGGGTAAAGGAGGCGCTGGTCTCGCTGTCGCAGCTCAAGCAGTTCGAACGCAAGACCAGCGACCCGTCGCGCTACGACAAGCTCGATCTCGAGGATCCCGCGAAGAAGGGCGCGTCGTCCAAGCGGCTGACCGCTTTCGCCGGCGGCAAGGCCGTGGCCGACGTGATCGTGGGCAAGAGCAATGCCAAGGAAATCCTGTTCGGCCGCTCGCTGGTCTATATCCGCCTGCCCGGAGACAAGCAGAGCTGGCTTGCCGCGGGCGATCCGAAGCTGGCCGCCGAGATCGGCGACTGGCTCGACCGCAAGCTGCTCGACGTCAAGACCGGGCGGATCCGGGAAGCGGTCCTGACCGCCGCCGCCGGTACGGACAAGGACGCGGCCGAACCCGACCGGATTATCGTGGGCAAGGCGAAGGCCGGCGACGCCGAATTCGCCCTGCGCAATCTGCCGGACGACCGCGAAATCAAGGGCGAGCGCTTCCTGCGCTATATCGGCGAGAGCCTCGACAACCTGACGCTGGAGGATGTCAGGCCGGCCGGCGAGATCGATTTCGCCGGCAAGGCTGCGGGCGGCGCCGAGTTCAGGACCTTCGACGGCCTGGTCGTCACCGCAAGGCTCGCCCGGACCGGCAAGCCGGACGAGGACGACAAATACTGGATGACCTTCGAGGCTGCTGTCGACGAAGCGGCGCTGCTGAAGGACAAGCCGAAGGCCGAGTCGAAACTCAAACCGGCCGCCGAAGTCCGCAAGGAAGCCGCGGCGATCAACGCGCGGACCGCCGGCTGGGCCTACAAGGTCTCGTCCACGGTCACCCGCTTCCTGCGCTACACCATGGCCGACATCCTGAAACCGCCGGCGGAAAAGAAGGCCGGGGACGGTGCGGACTCCGAGACGCAGGAGAAGACAGAAGAGTAG